In Curtobacterium sp. TC1, the following proteins share a genomic window:
- a CDS encoding VOC family protein, whose product MPVTGPDFISLQTRDLAASQAFYEQYLGLVRSQAGPPHAVVFETTPIAFALRDVVPGTDLDAVAQPGIGAAIWLHATDVQAVHDALAADGHTIVSAPIDGPFGRTFTFADPDGYQITLHDRA is encoded by the coding sequence ATGCCCGTCACCGGCCCCGACTTCATCTCCCTGCAGACCCGCGACCTGGCGGCGTCGCAGGCGTTCTACGAGCAGTACCTCGGTCTCGTCCGCTCGCAGGCCGGCCCGCCGCACGCCGTCGTCTTCGAGACGACGCCCATCGCCTTCGCGCTGCGGGACGTCGTCCCCGGCACCGACCTCGACGCGGTCGCGCAACCGGGCATCGGGGCGGCGATCTGGCTCCACGCCACCGACGTGCAGGCCGTCCACGACGCACTCGCGGCCGATGGTCACACGATCGTCTCGGCGCCGATCGACGGCCCCTTCGGCCGGACGTTCACGTTCGCCGACCCGGACGGCTACCAGATCACGCTGCACGACCGCGCCTGA
- a CDS encoding HdeD family acid-resistance protein has protein sequence MALQDDDATDVGGDRRLRTALLIVGIVAVLVGVASLVLPHATLFAVAWVFGVYLLVSGLSMIVRAFARGIGTGHRIGLVVLGALILAGGIVALVAPPVGVRWIAFVIGFAWLLEGITLLYAPTPTNRALTIGAAVLSIVIGVLVINLPSIGAALAVVAIAGFLILFGIVQIALGITLGRADRSEPPAGRAA, from the coding sequence ATGGCGCTGCAGGACGACGACGCCACCGACGTCGGCGGAGACCGACGACTGCGGACCGCACTGCTGATCGTCGGCATCGTGGCGGTCCTCGTCGGCGTCGCATCGCTCGTGCTCCCACACGCGACACTGTTCGCGGTCGCATGGGTGTTCGGCGTCTACCTGCTGGTGTCCGGACTGTCGATGATCGTCCGTGCATTCGCCCGCGGGATCGGTACCGGCCACCGCATCGGCCTGGTCGTCCTCGGTGCACTGATCCTGGCCGGCGGCATCGTCGCGCTCGTCGCGCCGCCTGTCGGGGTGCGGTGGATCGCGTTCGTGATCGGCTTCGCATGGTTGCTCGAGGGCATCACGCTGCTCTACGCCCCGACACCGACGAACCGTGCGCTGACCATCGGTGCCGCGGTACTCAGCATCGTCATCGGCGTGCTCGTGATCAACCTGCCGTCCATCGGAGCAGCGCTCGCCGTCGTCGCGATCGCGGGCTTCCTGATCCTGTTCGGCATCGTGCAGATCGCACTCGGGATCACCCTCGGACGCGCTGACCGGTCCGAGCCGCCCGCCGGTAGAGCAGCCTGA
- a CDS encoding MarR family winged helix-turn-helix transcriptional regulator, which produces MSQDGSDNSDASDVIDLETSLGYLLKEAASALRTAMEGVLRPLGMTMTHYSCLELLAQRPGLSNSELARGAFVTRQSMNVLLQALERDGFVTRATEAPVGKALPTRLTASGRTSLERASAAVRGVEVRMLGGLSDEQQAAARGALRSMVRALRGTADDEAGSPGRTVPARTDASERTPDTGGSEE; this is translated from the coding sequence ATGAGTCAAGACGGCAGCGACAACAGCGACGCCAGCGACGTCATCGACCTCGAGACGTCCCTCGGGTACCTGCTGAAGGAGGCCGCGAGCGCGCTCCGCACCGCGATGGAGGGGGTGCTGCGCCCGCTCGGCATGACGATGACGCACTACTCGTGCCTCGAACTCCTGGCGCAGCGGCCCGGGCTGTCGAACTCCGAGCTCGCGCGCGGCGCGTTCGTCACCCGGCAGTCGATGAACGTGCTGCTGCAGGCGCTGGAACGGGACGGCTTCGTGACGCGGGCCACCGAGGCGCCGGTCGGCAAGGCGCTCCCGACACGACTGACGGCGAGCGGCCGCACGAGCCTCGAGCGGGCGAGTGCAGCCGTCCGCGGTGTCGAGGTCCGCATGCTCGGCGGGCTGTCCGACGAACAGCAGGCGGCGGCGCGGGGCGCATTGCGCAGCATGGTGCGGGCCCTTCGTGGAACCGCTGACGACGAGGCCGGCTCGCCCGGACGCACCGTCCCCGCGCGGACCGATGCATCCGAACGGACACCGGACACCGGCGGTTCCGAGGAGTAG
- a CDS encoding GNAT family N-acetyltransferase: MDVALRDSISEDIEWLVELRAQVLRADLERLGRFDAVRVRQRMRDAFAPEHTRVVVVDGRDVGSIATRIDDHTRWVEHFYLAPEVQGRGVGSTVLRSILSEAHPGATRLNVLQGSAARRLYERHGFVVDTEDDVDVFMTLRGPDRARYGAS, translated from the coding sequence GTGGACGTCGCACTGCGGGACAGCATCTCCGAGGACATCGAGTGGCTCGTGGAACTGCGTGCGCAGGTCCTCCGCGCCGACCTGGAGCGTCTCGGCCGCTTCGACGCGGTCCGGGTCCGGCAACGGATGCGGGATGCCTTCGCGCCCGAGCACACCCGTGTCGTCGTGGTGGACGGCCGCGATGTCGGCTCGATCGCCACGCGGATCGACGACCACACCCGCTGGGTCGAGCACTTCTACCTCGCTCCCGAGGTACAGGGGCGTGGCGTCGGATCGACCGTGCTCCGGAGCATCCTGTCCGAGGCCCACCCGGGTGCGACGCGACTGAACGTCCTGCAGGGCAGCGCCGCGCGACGACTCTACGAGCGGCACGGGTTCGTCGTCGACACCGAAGACGACGTCGACGTCTTCATGACCCTGCGCGGTCCGGACCGAGCACGGTACGGAGCATCCTGA